In Tachypleus tridentatus isolate NWPU-2018 chromosome 7, ASM421037v1, whole genome shotgun sequence, a genomic segment contains:
- the LOC143255548 gene encoding uncharacterized protein LOC143255548 produces MNKPETSPSYSPLFESLEKKETLKPLLSKSGIGVLDTKMKEILETQKQKLCLTGHITATNKDSNRKTSLNSQRNLPQTSHQAKWTSVAETRPMSDYSNSNPLYTLKSFASLNRLRDGRGETRRSLRPLK; encoded by the exons AGCCCACTGTTCGAGTCATTGGAGAAGAAGGAAACCCTGAAGCCTCTGTTATCAAAATCAGGCATTGGAGTCCTGGACACGAAAATGAAAGAAATTCTGGAAacacaaaaacagaaattatGTCTTA CTGGTCACATAACTGCAACGAACAAGGACAGCAATCGTAAGACTTCTCTTAACTCGCAACGTAACCTTCCTCAAACCTCTCACCAAGCCAAATGGACATCAGTGGCAGAAACACGTCCTATGTCTGATTATTCTAATTCTAATCCATTGTATACATTAAAGTCGTTTGCAAGTTTGAATAGGCTAAGAGATGGCCGAGGAGAAACTCGCCGCAGTCTGAGACCTTTAAAGTGA